From the genome of Pseudomonas mohnii:
GGCTGGCTACTCGGATTACCCCGCCTATCAAGCGATCGCCCAGGAGATGGCGCAATGAACCTGAACGACTTGACCGGCGCCCTGCGGACCAAAGTGGTGCCACGGGAGCAGACCCAGGCGCTGCTGGATCAACGCTCGGCGGCCGCCGGCCAGATCAAGCCCGGTGACCTCTACACCTTGGCAGATCGCCTGGAACATCAGGCGCGCGAACTGGGCGAACGCCCGTTCCTGATCTACGGCGAACAGGTTCTGAGCTACCTCGAAGTCGATGCGCGGGCCAATCAGATGGCTCACACCTTTTATGCCAACGGCCTGCGGGCCGGCGATGTCTGCGCCCTGGCCATGGAAAACCGCCCGGCGTTCTTCTGTACCTGGTTCGGCCTGGTCAAGCTGGGCGTGGTAGTGGCCTTCATCAATACCCAGGTCAGCGGCCGTCCGCTGCTCCATGCGTTGCAGACCACTGACGCCAAGGCGTTGGTGGTCGGCGAAGAGTGCCTGGCCAACGTGCAGGCCACCGAAGGTTTCCCCGAGCTACCGTGCTGGCTGATCCGCGACCCGGAAAATCCCTGGACAGAAGCGCTGCCCAAAGGCATCGACGGACATTTCGATGCGCGCCTGGAAAAAGCGCCGCGTACACCGTTCCCCCGTGATATCCGCGCCCACATCGATGCGCAGACGCCAACCCTGCTGATCTTTACCTCGGGTACCACCGGTTTGCCCAAGGCAGCGCGCTACAGCCATATGCGCTGGATGTCCTCCGGCGATGTGATGGAAGTCACCCTGCAAGCCACTTGCGACGACGTCTTTTATTGCTGCTTGCCGCTGTACCACGGAGCCGCCGCCACCTCAGTGACCTCCACCGCGTTGCGGGCCGGGGCCGCCATCGTGGTGCGCCGCAAGTTCAGCGTGCGCGAATTCTGGAACGATGTGGCACTTCACCGGATCAGCATCTTCCAGTACATCGGCGAAATCTGCCGCTATCTGCTCAATCAACCGCAACAAGCCCACGACCGTCAGCACACCCTGCGCTGCATGCTCGGCGCGGGCCTGTCGCCGGACACCTGGCAGCGCTGGCTGGAACGCTTCGGGCCGATCCAGGTGTTCGAGGGCTGGGGGGCCACGGAGGCCAACGCCGCGATCATCAACGTCGACAATTACTTTGGCTCCTGCGGTCGCGTGCCGGACTGGAACAAGACCAACCTGCGGCTGGTCCGTTACGACGTCGAGAACGACTGCCACCCACGGGACGAAAACGGTTTCTATCAAGTCTGCAAAGTGGGTGAGATCGGCGAGGCGATGGGTTTTATCGTCGATCACCCGCAGATTGGCGGCGGGCGTTTCGAGGGCTATACCTCGGCCGAAGCCACCGAGAGCAAGATCCGCCGCAACGTGCTGCGCGAGGGCGACGCCTATTGGAGCTCCGGTGACTTGCTGCGCGAAGACGCCGACGGTTACTGCTATTTCGTCGACCGCATCGGTGACACCTACCGCTGGAAAAGCGAAAACGTTTCGACCCAGGAAGTCGCCGATGCACTGAGCGATCTGCCAGGGCTTGAACTGATCAACATCTATGGCGTCCAGGTCCCGGGGCATGAAGGACGCGCCGGTATGGCGGCGGTGCTGATGCAACCGGGCCATTCCTTCGATCCCGACGCGCTGTTTGCCCTGACCGAGGCGCGTCTGCCGCGTTATGCGGCCCCGGTATTCGTGCGGGTCGCCCGGGCGGCCGACCTGACCGCCAGCTTCAAGTTGCGCAAGGTCGATCTGCAGCGCCAGGGCTACTGTCCGACACGTTGCAGCGACCCACTGTTCATCCGCGACGAGCAAACCCGATCCTATGTGCCGTATTCGCCGCAGGCCCTGACGCGAGCCGGCCTTGCACCGTTCGCGGTGGCCAGCCATGACTGATCTCGACGAGAACGGTCACGAACTGCGCAGCGGCCTTCGCTATCCGTGGCCACAGGCGCCCGAAGCCGGACAAGTGCTCGAAGTGGCGCCGGGGGTTTTCTGGCTGCGCATGCCGCTGCCGTTTCGCCTGGACCACATCAATCTCTACCTGCTGCGCCACACCGACGGCTGGATCGCGGTGGACACCGGCATGAACACCGAACAGAGCCGTGAGGTCTGGGACCGGGTGTTGACTGAGGTCTGTGCAGGCCAGCCTTTGCTGGCGGTGGTTTGCACCCACTTTCACTCTGACCACGCCGGTGTGGCGGCCTGGCTGTCGGAGCGCTTTCAGTGCCCGGTGTACATGACCGCCAGCGAGTTCCAGTCGTTGCATGTGCGGTTTCCCGCCGGACAACCAATGGGCTGGGACTTTCTCGATTTTTATCGCAAGGCCGGCGTCACTGACGAGCAGAGCAGGGAAATGTTCGGGGTGATGAGCAATGCGCATTTCTTGCCCGCACCCCTGAACCATTTCCGCCGTCTGCGCGAAGGCAGCGTCCTGGAAATCGGCGGTCGTACCTGGCAAGTGGTCGTCGGTCGTGGCCACTCGCCGGAGCACGCCTGTCTGTACGCCGCCGATGACGGCTTGCTGATCTCCGGCGATCAGGTACTGCCGCGCATCACCTCCACCGTTGGCGTGCATGCCACCGAACCCTTGGCCAACCCGCTGCGCGACTGGCTCGAGTCCATCGAGCAGTTGCGCGCCTTGCCCGACAGCGTGCTGGTACTGCCGGCCCACGAGCGGCCGTTCTTCAATTTGCATCGGCGCCTGGATCAACTGGAGGCGCATCACCGGGCGCATCTGGCGCTGCTGCTGGCCAACTGTGACGAGCCGCGCACGGCAGTCGAACTGATGGCCGTTTTATTCCCCAGGTTGTCCAGTCGTTTCGACGAACTGATGGCACTTGGTGAAACGTTGGCGCATGCCAACTACCTGCTGGCCGAAGGGTCGCTGGTGCGGGAAGAGGACCGGGGGCGATATCGCTACCGGCACGCTGTAAGGGGAGCGTGCGCAACGACACCACTCAAGGTGTTCTGAGCGGGCGGCACGGCGGCAGTGTTGAACATTCCAGGCAGCTTTCGGCTGCCCTAGAGGAGAGAAAGTGTGATCAACAAAAACAACAATAACTCTACGGTCATGGTTTCGGGCGCATTCCAGCTCGGCAGCCTGGCGGCGGCGATTACGCTGGCGACCACGCCGGTATGGGCCGGAGAGACAATCGAGTTCGACAACGGATTGACCATGGACTGGTCGGTGACTACCAGCTACGGCATCGGTGTGCGCACTGGCGAGCAAAGCAATCGCTTGCTGAGCAACGTCAACGCTGACGACGCCAATCGCAACTTCGATCGTGGCAGCCTGACGACCAATCGTGTGGGCGCCCTCGGCGAAATGATTCTGCGCAAGGATAACTATGGCGCAGTGGTGCGGGGCAGTACCTTCTACGATGACGTCTACCACCGGGAAAACGATAACGATTCCCCCGGCACGGTCAACAAGACCGGGCGCAACGACGAGTTCACCAGCGACACCCGCTATTACAGTGGTGGCCGGACCCGTTTGCTGGATGCCTATGTGTTCAGTGGCTGGCGCTTCGATAACAACACCATGCTCGACGTCAAGGCCGGGCGGCATATCGAGTCCTGGGGCGAAAGCCTGTATTACCCGGGCGTGAATGGCGTGCAGAACCCGTCCGACGCCGTCAAGGCTTCGCAGCCGGGGGTGGAAGTCAAGGAAATCTTGTTGCCGGTTGGCCAGTTCTCCGGCTCGTTTCGCCTCAGTCCCAGCATCACCTTCGGTGCTTATGTGCAATATGAATGGAAGGGCACCGAGTTGCCGCCGGTGGGCAGCTACCTGTCGAGCAGCGACGTGGTCGGGCCTGGCCGCGAGTTCATTTATGCAAACGGCCAGAAGATCGCTTATCGCGGCACCGACGAACCGCGCGATGGCGGCCAGTGGGGTGTGCAAGTCCGTTACCGTCCGGTGCCGGCCCTGGAGCTGTCGCTGTTCCACGTCAACTATCACGACAAGAACCCGGCCACGGCCCAGGTCGGCTACGACCCGTTACCGGTCGGCGGCGGCAGGTACGCCCTGACGTCCAATGGCTACCGGATCAAGTACTTCGAGGACATCAAGCTGACCGGCATCAGCGCCTCGACCAAGCTTGGCGATACCCAGGTCGGTGCCGAATGGTCGTATCGTGACGGCGCGCCGGTGATGGTCAATACCGGACTTGGCGCGGTTCCGGCTCGGGGCAAGGGTCAGCAAATGCAATTGTCGGCGATGCGCATCCTGGGCGACCGCCCTTGGGCCAGCCAGACCACCCTGACTGGCGAAATCATCCGCGTGCAGGTCGACAGCGTTGAATCCGTTTCGGCGGCCCCCAACCTGCAAGGCCTGAACCTGCTGCCTTCCGTGGCCAATCTAGTGGCGCCTTCCGATGACTATACCTACAACACCAGCGCAGGCATGCGCACCAAGTCCTCCAGTGCCTACACCGTGGGCGCATCGTTCAGTTATCCGGGAGTTTTCCAAGGCTGGGATCTGGAAGTCCCCTTCAGCTTCTCCAACGTCTTCAGCGGATCGACGCCCATGGCCGGCAGTATCTCCGGTATCGAGGGAGACCGACGCCTGAGCGCCGGGACGACCTTCAAGTACTTGGGCAACCTGGAACTCGGTTTGAAGTACATCGCCTACCTGGGTGAAGCCGACCCGATCAAGCGTCCCTATGCTGACCGCGACTACGCCACGTTCTCGATGAAGTACACCTTCTGATCGACCGCTCAACGGCCGGGGCGCTCACGCGTGCCCGGTCCTCTATACCAACTGGAAATCGCCGTGGCGAGTACGCTTCGGCAGGGAGGCACTATGGGGCTTAAAGGGCACGCGGCCATTGTTGGCACCGCGCAATACAAACCGGAAAAGTACGCGACCGCGCCCAAGATGTTTCACCTTGAGCAAGTCGCCGACCTGGCGGCCCAGGCCCTGCGGGATGCCGGACTCAAGGCATCGGACCTCGACGGGCTGGTGATCAACGGCCCGCATTTTCATGAAGCCTCAGTGTTCGTGCCAGCCATGGCTGCTGAATACCTGGGCTTGCGCCTGAACTTCGCGGAAGTGGTGGATCTGGGGGGCTGCACCTCGGTGGGCATGGTCTGGCGCGCCGCCGCCGCGATCGAGCTGGGCCTGTGCCAGGCCGTGCTGTGCGTCATCCCTGCACGCATGGCGCCGTTCGGCCCCGACGAGGACCCGGGCTGGATGGCCCGTTCGATGCGCTACGGCGGGCACAGCACAGCGTTTGGCGCACCTGAAGCCGAGTTCGACCTGCCATACGGGCACATGGGCCAGAACACCGGTTACGCGATGATCGCTCAGCGTTACGCCGCACAATACGATTACGACCAGCGAGCGATGGCCAAAATCGCGGTCGACCAGCGCACCAATGCCCTGGCCAACCCGCAGGCCATGTTCTATGGCCAGCCATTGACCATCGAACAGGTGCTGGCGAGCAAAATGGTCGCCGACCCGCTGCACGTGCTCGAAATCGTCATGCCGGTGGCCGGTGGCGCCGCATTGATTATCACCAGCAAGGAAGTGGCCGCACGGTGCCGCAAACGTCCGGCGTTCATTACCGGGTTTGGCGAACACCTGGCGTTCAAGTCGCCGTCCTATGCCCAGGACATGATCAATACGCCGATTGGCCCTGCATCCCAAAGGGCCTTTGCCATGGCCGGGATCAAACCCGCGGATGTCAACGCCGCGCAGATCTACGACTGCTACACCATCACCACCTTGCTGACCCTGGAAGATGCCGGTTTCTGCGCCAAGGGCGAGGGCATGGCATTCGTGCGTGAACACGACCTGACCTGGCGCGGCGATTTCCCGATGAACACCCACGGCGGGCAACTCAGTTTCGGCCAGTCGGCTTCGGCTGGCGGCATGAGTCAGGTGATCGAAGCGGTCACGCAGATCGCGGGCACAGCCGGCGAACGCCAACTGGGGCGCTGTGACAACGTCTACGTCTCCGGTACCGGTGGCGTGATGAGCGAGCAGGGCGCATTGATACTTCAGGGAGCATAAGCACATGTCCAACAACAAACCGATGCCGGTCGCGACGCAGATCTCCGCGCCGTTCTGGGAGGGCCTGAAGGCTCGTCGCCTGTTGATCCAGCAATGCAACGCCTGCGAGCACTGGAACTTCTACCCGCGCCGGCATTGCACGGCCTGCCTGGAACATGACCTGGCCTGGCGCGAAGTCGATGGCACCGCGACGCTGTACAGCTACACCGTGACGCGCATCGCCACGTTGCCCGACTTCATGGACGAGATGCCGCAGAAACTGGCGGTGGTTGAACTGGCCCAGGGTGTGCGCATCAACACCAACCTGGTCGGCCTGGCGGAGGACGAAATCCGCATCGGCATGCCGTTGCAGCCGGTGTTCGCCGAAGTCGACGCCAAGGGCAACCGCCTGCTGCGCTTTACCGGCGTAGACAAGGATGCGGCGAGCCTTGAACCGCTGCCTGCGCAGGAAAGTGAACCGGCACCCGTGGCGTCAGAACAACCGGCTGCCCGACAAATCGACCTCAACGACGGGCCGGCCTTGCAGAGCCTTGTCAGCGAGCAGTTCAGCGACTGGAGCAACGTCGTGGTGGTCGACCAGGCGTTGATCGATGCGTTTGCCCAGTTGTCGGGAGACGACTACTGGATTCACACCGATCCCGAGCGGGCGCGCCTGCACAGCCCGTTTGGCGGCACCATCGCCCACGGCGCGCTGGTGCAAGTGTTGCAGTCGAGGATGAAAATGAAGCTGGATTTCGAAATCACCGGTTTCAGCACCCAGATCAACTACGGTTCCGACCGCCTGCGCTTCCCCGCGCCAGTGCCGGCCGGCTCGCGCATCCATGCGCGGGCACGGGTGAAAAAAGTCGAGATCTCCGCGCGCGGCACCCAGTTGACCCTGGAACTGAACACCCACGTGGTTGGCCAGGATCGGCCGTCGGTGATCAACGACCTGGTGATTCTCTACCTCGCCTGATCGTTGGTACAGCAGGCGCGAGCCTGCTTGCGATGGTCGTCAACGATAACGCGGGCTGTCTGAATGCCCGTGTTGTCCTGGCGTTATTCGCGAGCAGGCCCGCGCCTGCAAGGGCGCGCGCGTACATCCGCGAACGCAGACCGGCTGTCAGGTCCCTTCGTCGGCACACCGTTCGGCGCAAGCCCGCTCCCTCCCTGGTCCGCTACGGCATTTGCGCCATTGCATAAGCCATTTGGACGATGTTTCAAACGAACCTACCCCCGACTATCCCCTCAGAGGCGAGACCCACGTGGCTTGCCTCGCATGCCCTGGCGCCTGACAAGAACAAGAGGATTGGCCCTATGACTTGCCCTATGCAAACGTGCCCCGAACAGGAGCGTTGCCCATGCGCTCAGTGATCGGTTACCTGGTCTGCCTGGTGGTCGCCCTGACCATTGGCTACACCTTTTCCCCCAAATCTGCGCCTCAGGCAGAGTTGTTGGCCACGCGCGCGGACCGTGTGCAGATCAACGGTCTGCTCAATCTTGGCTCGCGCGTGGTCGCCGTAGGTGAGCGAGGCAGCATCCTGCTCAGTGATGACCAGGGCGTCAGTTGGCAGCCTGCCAGCGTCGCGACCCAGCGCAACGCCACGTTGACTGCCGTGGTGGCACTGGACGACAAACGTTTGCTGGCCGTCGGGCATGACGGCTGGATCCTGCGTTCCATGGACGCCGGAAGCCACTGGCAGGAAGCACGCTACGACGCCGATCTGGGCGAACCGCTGCTGGGCCTCTGGACCGCTGGCGGCGACAAGGTCATGGCCTTCGGCAGTTTCGGCAAGTTCTATCAATCGACCGATGCCGGGCAGACGTGGGCGCCCCACGCCCTGGATATCGACAACGCGCACCTCAACAGCATGGCCGGCGGCAGCGATGGTCGCCGCATGCTGGTGGGCGAGCAGGGCCTGGTACTGCGCACGACCGATGCCGGCCAGCACTGGCAAACCGTGCCGGCGTTCTACAGCGGATCGCTGTTCGGCATCGTGCGCTTGAGCGCGGACACCTGGGTGACCTATGGCATGCGCGGGCATGTCTTCGTCAGCCATGACTTTGGCGACAACTGGACCCGGATCAACCTCGGCAACCAACTGCCGCTGTACGGCCATGTGGTGCTGCCCGATCACTCAGGGTTAGTCATCGTCGGCGCCGGCAGCTCGGTAGTACACCTGAATGCACAGGGCGCGTTGCTCGGTGTCAGCCGTCTGGCAGGGTTGGGCACGCTGACCTCGGCGACGATGGTCGGCTCACGCCTGCTGGTCGGCGGCGAGCGCGGTGTACTGCAAGGTTCAGGTGGCAGCGTCGCTGCTTTAGAGGCCACACAGGCCACCCAGTAAATGAGAGGCGGGCAATGAATCAAGGTAAACACTGGGTGACGCGCTGCGTCGAAACGGCCGCCGACCACTTGATGGCCTGGCGCAAGGGACTGCTGGTGTTGTTTGTGCTGGTCACCCTGGGCTTGGGCTACAGCGCCACCCACACACAGCTGGATCCGGGGTTCAATAAACAGATCCCGGTCACCCATGCATACATGGTCAATTTTCTAAAGTTCAGCCGCTACTTCACCGGCGCCAACCGCCTGCTGGTCAGCGTGCACTGGAAGGGCGAGGGCGATATCTACAACACCGAGTACCTGGAGACCCTGCGCAAAGTCACTGACGATGTGTTTTTCATCTCCGGGGTCAGCCGTCCCAGCGTGACGTCGCTGTTTACCGCCAACGTGCGCTACATCGAAATTACCGAGGAAGGTTTCTTCGGCGATGTGGTGGTGCCGCCGCGCTTCAGCGGCACTGCCGAAGACCTGGCGCAAGTGCGCAGCAACACCGCGGCCTCCGGCCAGGTGGGCCGCCTGGTGGCCAATGACCTGAAGTCGGCGATGGTCCGCGCCGACCTGCAGGACACCGATCCCATGACCGGCAAGCCGGTGTCCTATGTCGAGATCGCCAAGCGCCTGGAAGAGATCCGCGCCAAATACAACAGCCCGGATATCGAGATCAATATCGTCGGCTTCGCCAAACTGGTGGGCGATGTGGTCGAAGGCTTGAATACGGTGATCGGCTTTTTTGTCGTGGCGTTCGTGATCACGGGTTTGCTGTTGTGGCTGTATTCGCGCTCCCTGCGCCTGACGGTGGTGGCGCTCGTGGTGGCGTTGCTGCCGGTGGTCTGGCTGCTGGGCCTGTTGCCGCTGCTGGGGTTAGGCATCGATCCGATGTCGATCCTGGTGCCGTTCCTGATTTTTTCCATCGGCGTGTCCCATGCGGTGCAGATGACCAACGCCTGGAAGCAGGACGTGCTGGCCGGGAGCAGCTCGCTGGTCGCGGCGCGCACGGCATTCTGCAAGATTTTCATCCCCGGTTCCCTGGCCTTGCTGATGAATGCCCTGGGGTTCGCGGTGATCATGCTGATCGACATTCCGATCGTCCACGAACTGGGCGTAACCGCCTGCATCGGCGTGATACTGATGATCGTCACCAACAAACTCATGCTGCCGATCATCATTTCCTGGTTGCACCTGGAACCCGCGCTGTTGCGCCGGGCGCAATCGAGGCCGGAAGGCAAGCATCGCCTGTGGTGGCGCCTGTCGGCACTCGCTGAACCGGGGCCTGCGCTGGGGGTGTTTGCCATCAGTCTGTTGCTGTTGGCGGCCGGGGCCTGGAAGGCTCGCGACCTGGCGGTGGGAGACGTCGGCGCGGGTGCGCCAGAGCTGCGTGCCGATTCGCGCTACAACCTGGACAACGGCAAGATCATCAACAGCTACGCGATCGGCCTCGATGTGATGTCGGTGTTCGTCCAGGTCAAGGGCGTCGAGGAAGGCTGCCTTTCCCCGGCGGTGATGCGCGCGGTGGAGGCCTTCGATTTCCGCATGCGCACAGTCCCCGGTGTGCAGTCGATCCAGAGCGTGGCGGACATGGGCAAGCGGGTGATTGCCGGCAATAACGAAGGCAATCCGCGCTGGGCAGCGATCCCCGGTTCATCCCGGGGCCTCAGTCAGGGCGCGAGGGCCTATATGCCGGACGACGGCCTGGTGACCGACGGCTGCCAGCAGATGCAGATCCTGGTGTTCCTCACCGACCACGAAGGCAGCACGGTGAGCCATGCGATCAATGAGGCGAAGCGGATCATTGCCGAGGTCAACTCGCCGCAGGTCGAATTCCTCCTGGCCGGTGGCAATGTCGGCGTGATGGCGGCCTCCAACGAAGCCGTCAAGCGCGCTGAAGTCATCATGCTGGGGGCGCTGTTCGGTTCGGTGGCGCTGTTTTGCTGGCTGACCTTCCTGTCGATCCGCGCGGTGCTGTGCATTCTGGTACCGCTGGCGATCGTGGCGATCCTGTGCAACGCGCTGATGACCCTGCTCGGGATCGGTCTGAAAGTCGCCACCTTGCCGGTGATGGCCCTGGGCGTCGGGGTAGGGGTCGACTACGGTATCTACCTGTATGAGCGTATTCAGCACGAAATGCTGGGCGGCGCCAGCCTGCGCGAAGCGTTCTATGAAGCCATGTGCCAACGAGGCACGGCGGCGGTATTCACGGCCGTGACCATGTCCATTGGCGTGTGCACCTGGGCATTCGCGCCGCTGAAGTTCCAGGCCGACATGGGCGTACTGCTGTCCTTCATGTTCCTGGTCAACGTGTTGGGGGCGATTTTCCTCCTGCCGGCACTGGCGGCCTGGTTCAACCGCGGGCGACCGCTGGTCTCCGAACGCATGCGCCCGCCGCCGGCCGCACAGGGTCAGTTCCGGCTGAAAGACAGCCCGGCTGCGCGTGATCCCCAATAGAAAAAATAAACCTGCCGGGCCTCTTGTGGACGGCGTTGACGATAGGGAGACTGGCGTGCGGGTCTTGTTGCGGGGCCCGCGAGCGAGTTGCAGTCCAGAGGGGGAGCCCTGAGTTCCCCCCCAGCCGAAATTATAAAAATAACAAGGGAAGGGCACCGTCCTTACCCGTGCGAGGAGAAGACTATGCAAGATGTTGTCTTGACCCATGAAGCCCTGGCGAGTCTTGGCCTGGACCTCACACGTTTCAACCAGTTGGTGGGCGAAGTCTACGACGGCGCCCTCGATCCGAAACTGATGGCCAACGCCCTCAAGAGCCTGCTCAATGTCTACGATGCCAATTACGTCACCCTCATCTTGCGGGTGCCAGAGCAACCTGACATGGGCCTGATGATCATCGCCGGCGATATCGAAGGTGCCGGTGACGTCAACTACATGACTTACCCGCAGACCAACACGCCGTTCGTCAACCAGCCGCTGGATCGCGTGTTCGCCGTCGATGACATCATGAGTCCCACGGAGTGGGAGCACACGGCCTACTTCAAGACATTCTGCGGTCCCAACGACGTTTATCATGTGATGGGTGCCGACATTTCCACCCCGGACGGCGGCAAGGTGCGTTTTCGCATCACCCGGCCCAAGCGCTCTCCCAACTTTTCCGCACAGGAGCGGACACTGTGCGCGATGTTTCTGCCGCACCTGCGCCGGGCCTTGCAGTTGCACAATCTTCTGGACCGCAGCGAGTCACTGAGCGAGCTGTACTCCCAGGCCATCAGCCGTTTGTCGGTGGCCACCCTGGTGCTCGACGAGAGCGGCAGTGTGTTGCAGGTCAACGCAGTGGCCCAGGAAATCCTCGCGCGTTCGGACGGCCTGAAAATGGTGGGCGGGCGCCTGGAGGCGACTTATCCCAGCGACAACCGCGAGCTGCAACGCTTGATTCGGGGTGCTTTCGCTCCGGATGCACCGAAGGGTGCCGAAGCCATGTCGGTGACCCGGCCTTCGGGGCTGGTCAATCTGGGGGTAGTGGTGGAGTCGATTCCGTCCCTGGACTGGGCCGAGGAAAAGGGCCAGCCGGCGGCGCTGGTGTACATCCGCGACGCGGCGAGCAAATCCCTTGCCAGCGAGGCGGTGACCAAGCAGCTGTTCAACCTGACCAAGGCAGAGACGGCGTTGGCCATGGAGCTGACCAACGGCCTGTCCCTGGAAGAAGCCGCCGAAGCCCTGAACATCCGACGCAACACCGCCCGGGCGCATTTGCGCTCCATCTTCTCCAAGACTGGCGTACGCCGCCAGACCGAGCTGGTGCGCATCCTGCTTAACAGCGTGGTGGCCCTGGGCAAACCCAAGCTGGCGTTGAAGGCTGTCGAGAAAATCAAGGTGCCGCCGCTGAAACTGGCCGAGCCTGTCTATCGCCAGGCTTAAAGGGCCCACCACAGCAGACGAGGACACAACGGGCTTTCAGACAGCCCGCGTCAAGGGTTCTCACCTTCGCGAGCGGTTCGCTCCGGCAGGTGGGGACCGCCAACGCGCTGCAACAGGTTCACCTCCGCCCCGTTTTAGTCCGCATAGACGATGCCGTCCGGCGATGGCGCTGTCGATACTGGGTGGACCTATCACGGAGAACCACCATGCCTATTACAGCCATCACCGGTAGTGCCTCGGGAATCGGGGCCGCCGTCAGCGCAGCCATGCGCGCGGCCGGCCACCAGGTCATCGGGATCGATCGCAGCGACGCTGAAGTGATCGCCAACCTGTCCACCGCCCAGGGACGCAACGCCGCCGTCGCGCAAGTGCTTGAACAGAGTGGCGGGGTGCTCGACGGGCTGATCTGTTGCGCCGGGGTCGGTGTCACGGCGCCGTCCTGCTCGGTGATCCTGGCGGTCAACTACTTTGGGGTCAGTCAATTGCTGGATGGCTTGCAAGGTGCGCTGGCCAAGAGTCGGCAGCCGGCGGCGCTGGTGATTGGCTCGGTCGCGTCGACTCATACGAGTCCTGAGTGCCAACCGATGATCGAAATGATGCTGGCCGGTGACGAGGCTCATTCGCTGCAGTTGGCCGATACCCTTGACCAGCCTCACCTCGCTTATGCCGCGTCCAAATACGCCATCAGTCACTACACCCGCCGCCTGGCGGTCAGCTGGGGCAAGCAGGGCATGCGGTTGAACGTGGTAGCGCCCGGTGCGGTGGAGACGCCCTTGCACCAGGCCTCGCTGGATGATAAACGATTCGGCAAGTCGGTCCGCGAGTTCGTCGCCCCCCTGGGTCGCGCCGGCCGGCCTGACGAGATCGCCTCAGTGGTGGCCTTCCTGCAATCGCCGCAAGCCTCGTTCGTCCATGGC
Proteins encoded in this window:
- a CDS encoding long-chain-acyl-CoA synthetase, with the translated sequence MNLNDLTGALRTKVVPREQTQALLDQRSAAAGQIKPGDLYTLADRLEHQARELGERPFLIYGEQVLSYLEVDARANQMAHTFYANGLRAGDVCALAMENRPAFFCTWFGLVKLGVVVAFINTQVSGRPLLHALQTTDAKALVVGEECLANVQATEGFPELPCWLIRDPENPWTEALPKGIDGHFDARLEKAPRTPFPRDIRAHIDAQTPTLLIFTSGTTGLPKAARYSHMRWMSSGDVMEVTLQATCDDVFYCCLPLYHGAAATSVTSTALRAGAAIVVRRKFSVREFWNDVALHRISIFQYIGEICRYLLNQPQQAHDRQHTLRCMLGAGLSPDTWQRWLERFGPIQVFEGWGATEANAAIINVDNYFGSCGRVPDWNKTNLRLVRYDVENDCHPRDENGFYQVCKVGEIGEAMGFIVDHPQIGGGRFEGYTSAEATESKIRRNVLREGDAYWSSGDLLREDADGYCYFVDRIGDTYRWKSENVSTQEVADALSDLPGLELINIYGVQVPGHEGRAGMAAVLMQPGHSFDPDALFALTEARLPRYAAPVFVRVARAADLTASFKLRKVDLQRQGYCPTRCSDPLFIRDEQTRSYVPYSPQALTRAGLAPFAVASHD
- a CDS encoding MBL fold metallo-hydrolase; this encodes MTDLDENGHELRSGLRYPWPQAPEAGQVLEVAPGVFWLRMPLPFRLDHINLYLLRHTDGWIAVDTGMNTEQSREVWDRVLTEVCAGQPLLAVVCTHFHSDHAGVAAWLSERFQCPVYMTASEFQSLHVRFPAGQPMGWDFLDFYRKAGVTDEQSREMFGVMSNAHFLPAPLNHFRRLREGSVLEIGGRTWQVVVGRGHSPEHACLYAADDGLLISGDQVLPRITSTVGVHATEPLANPLRDWLESIEQLRALPDSVLVLPAHERPFFNLHRRLDQLEAHHRAHLALLLANCDEPRTAVELMAVLFPRLSSRFDELMALGETLAHANYLLAEGSLVREEDRGRYRYRHAVRGACATTPLKVF
- a CDS encoding DUF1302 domain-containing protein — protein: MINKNNNNSTVMVSGAFQLGSLAAAITLATTPVWAGETIEFDNGLTMDWSVTTSYGIGVRTGEQSNRLLSNVNADDANRNFDRGSLTTNRVGALGEMILRKDNYGAVVRGSTFYDDVYHRENDNDSPGTVNKTGRNDEFTSDTRYYSGGRTRLLDAYVFSGWRFDNNTMLDVKAGRHIESWGESLYYPGVNGVQNPSDAVKASQPGVEVKEILLPVGQFSGSFRLSPSITFGAYVQYEWKGTELPPVGSYLSSSDVVGPGREFIYANGQKIAYRGTDEPRDGGQWGVQVRYRPVPALELSLFHVNYHDKNPATAQVGYDPLPVGGGRYALTSNGYRIKYFEDIKLTGISASTKLGDTQVGAEWSYRDGAPVMVNTGLGAVPARGKGQQMQLSAMRILGDRPWASQTTLTGEIIRVQVDSVESVSAAPNLQGLNLLPSVANLVAPSDDYTYNTSAGMRTKSSSAYTVGASFSYPGVFQGWDLEVPFSFSNVFSGSTPMAGSISGIEGDRRLSAGTTFKYLGNLELGLKYIAYLGEADPIKRPYADRDYATFSMKYTF
- a CDS encoding thiolase family protein, which codes for MGLKGHAAIVGTAQYKPEKYATAPKMFHLEQVADLAAQALRDAGLKASDLDGLVINGPHFHEASVFVPAMAAEYLGLRLNFAEVVDLGGCTSVGMVWRAAAAIELGLCQAVLCVIPARMAPFGPDEDPGWMARSMRYGGHSTAFGAPEAEFDLPYGHMGQNTGYAMIAQRYAAQYDYDQRAMAKIAVDQRTNALANPQAMFYGQPLTIEQVLASKMVADPLHVLEIVMPVAGGAALIITSKEVAARCRKRPAFITGFGEHLAFKSPSYAQDMINTPIGPASQRAFAMAGIKPADVNAAQIYDCYTITTLLTLEDAGFCAKGEGMAFVREHDLTWRGDFPMNTHGGQLSFGQSASAGGMSQVIEAVTQIAGTAGERQLGRCDNVYVSGTGGVMSEQGALILQGA
- a CDS encoding OB-fold domain-containing protein: MSNNKPMPVATQISAPFWEGLKARRLLIQQCNACEHWNFYPRRHCTACLEHDLAWREVDGTATLYSYTVTRIATLPDFMDEMPQKLAVVELAQGVRINTNLVGLAEDEIRIGMPLQPVFAEVDAKGNRLLRFTGVDKDAASLEPLPAQESEPAPVASEQPAARQIDLNDGPALQSLVSEQFSDWSNVVVVDQALIDAFAQLSGDDYWIHTDPERARLHSPFGGTIAHGALVQVLQSRMKMKLDFEITGFSTQINYGSDRLRFPAPVPAGSRIHARARVKKVEISARGTQLTLELNTHVVGQDRPSVINDLVILYLA
- a CDS encoding WD40/YVTN/BNR-like repeat-containing protein, which codes for MRSVIGYLVCLVVALTIGYTFSPKSAPQAELLATRADRVQINGLLNLGSRVVAVGERGSILLSDDQGVSWQPASVATQRNATLTAVVALDDKRLLAVGHDGWILRSMDAGSHWQEARYDADLGEPLLGLWTAGGDKVMAFGSFGKFYQSTDAGQTWAPHALDIDNAHLNSMAGGSDGRRMLVGEQGLVLRTTDAGQHWQTVPAFYSGSLFGIVRLSADTWVTYGMRGHVFVSHDFGDNWTRINLGNQLPLYGHVVLPDHSGLVIVGAGSSVVHLNAQGALLGVSRLAGLGTLTSATMVGSRLLVGGERGVLQGSGGSVAALEATQATQ